In Columba livia isolate bColLiv1 breed racing homer chromosome 6, bColLiv1.pat.W.v2, whole genome shotgun sequence, a single genomic region encodes these proteins:
- the LOC102094498 gene encoding solute carrier family 22 member 15-like isoform X2, whose product MRPYPLVSYREQPCVWAVLPSWSGLPPPPAGALCSARTALLLGHFFPAESRNLPSAGLRSRQSPAGPQVYVACQSMLIVLVGAVPEYHIDQEGIPGSGAELAKHVHFADNFTSIVTEWYLIEQEAYKVSLASSLFFAGLLIGNITFGPLSDKLGRKPVYISGLFFDVVFGYVTALAPNYDIFAVSRFFVGIVNGGMALVSFVLTQEYVGKSFWSFTGSLTNLTFAVGIAVYALLGYCVREWRYLALVSNTPGVIFLLLSFMLPESPRWLYSQGKTAEAEDVLQYIALGNGKERLNLKLKPSVGTLRKDESAPGILNLVKHSVLRWRTIVLMYIWYVCSFVYYGLTLNAGELRGNLYLNVALSGLVEVPAFPLCMFFIEKSWSGRRKTMTCFLMFAGFSCIFTMFLPTNAGLLLSPTSLALCGKMMVSAAFNIVYIYTSELYPTVLRNAGLGVCSMSCRFGGILAPFVPSMANRLEENTKFQKACLWWKMKPPLRRCCSS is encoded by the exons atgcggccgtaTCCCCTTGTATCGTACCGCGAGCAACCTTGTGTCTGGGCAGTCCTTCCATCCTGGAGTGGTCTCCCACCCCCGCCCGCGGGTGCTCTGTGCTCAGCTCGCACAGCGCTTCTCCTGGGTCACTTTTTTCCAGCTGAATCACGGAATCTGCCGAGCGCAGGGCTGCGGAGCCGCCAGTCCCCGGCCGGCCCGCAG GTATATGTGGCTTGTCAGTCGATGCTTATTGTTCTTGTGGGAGCTGTGCCTGAGTATCACATAGACCAAGAAGGAATTCCAGGGAGCGGAGCTGAGCTGGCCAAGCATGTCCATTTTGCAGACAACTTCACATCAATAGTAACTGAG TGGTACCTCATCGAACAAGAAGCCTACAAAGTGAGCCTTGCATCATCCCTGTTTTTTGCTGGATTGCTTATTGGTAATATCACGTTTGGTCCTTTGTCAGATAAATTGGGCAGGAAGCCAGTGTATATCTCAG GTCTATTTTTTGATGTCGTTTTTGGGTATGTCACAGCATTAGCTCCAAATTATGACATATTTGCAGTTTCACGTTTTTTTGTTGGAATTGTGAATGGTGGAATGGCTCTTGTGTCTTTTGTCCTGACACAAGAATATGTAGGAAAGTCATTTTGGTCATTTACAG GTTCGTTAACTAATTTGACATTTGCAGTTGGCATTGCTGTTTATGCTTTACTGGGTTACTGTGTAAGAGAATGGCGCTATCTTGCCTTGGTATCGAACACTCCAGGagtcatcttcctcctcctttcttt CATGCTCCCGGAGTCACCGCGCTGGCTGTATTCCCAAGGGAAGACGGCAGAAGCCGAAGATGTGTTGCAATATATTGCACTTGGTAATGGAAAAGAGAGATTGAATCTAAAATTAAAACCGAGTGTGGGAACTTTGAGAAAGGATGAGTCGGCACCTGGTATCCTGAACTTAGTAAAACACTCAGTCCTTCGGTGGCGAACCATCGTATTGATGTACATCTG GTATGTCTGCAGCTTTGTATACTATGGACTAACTTTAAATGCTGGTGAATTAAGaggaaatctgtatttaaatgtGGCACTTTCTGGTCTTGTAGAAGTTCCAGCATTTCCTCTCTGCATGTTTTTTATTGAGAAATCCTG GTCTGGAAGACGTAAAACTATGACGTGTTTTCTGATGTTTGCAGGATTTTCCTGTATATTTACTATGTTTTTACCAACAAATGCTG GTCTGCTCCTCAGTCCCACTTCGTTGGCTTTGTGTGGAAAAATGATGGTCAGCGCCGCCTTCAACATTGTGTATATTTACACATCTGAACTATATCCAACAGTACTGAG AAACGCTGGCTTGGGCGTCTGTTCCATGTCTTGCAGATTTGGGGGCATTTTGGCTCCATTTGTGCCATCTATG GCAAACCGgttagaagaaaacacaaaattccAGAAGGCCTGTCTGTGGTGGAAGATGAAGCCGCCATTGAGAAGGTGCTGTAGCAGTTGA
- the LOC102094498 gene encoding solute carrier family 22 member 15-like isoform X3: MRPYPLVSYREQPCVWAVLPSWSGLPPPPAGALCSARTALLLGHFFPAESRNLPSAGLRSRQSPAGPQVYVACQSMLIVLVGAVPEYHIDQEGIPGSGAELAKHVHFADNFTSIVTEWYLIEQEAYKVSLASSLFFAGLLIGNITFGPLSDKLGRKPVYISGLFFDVVFGYVTALAPNYDIFAVSRFFVGIVNGGMALVSFVLTQEYVGKSFWSFTGSLTNLTFAVGIAVYALLGYCVREWRYLALVSNTPGVIFLLLSFMLPESPRWLYSQGKTAEAEDVLQYIALGNGKERLNLKLKPSVGTLRKDESAPGILNLVKHSVLRWRTIVLMYIWYVCSFVYYGLTLNAGELRGNLYLNVALSGLVEVPAFPLCMFFIEKSWSGRRKTMTCFLMFAGFSCIFTMFLPTNAGLLLSPTSLALCGKMMVSAAFNIVYIYTSELYPTVLRNAGLGVCSMSCRFGGILAPFVPSMSFCAVRGVCNQWTVSGIPDPPPARNTQ, from the exons atgcggccgtaTCCCCTTGTATCGTACCGCGAGCAACCTTGTGTCTGGGCAGTCCTTCCATCCTGGAGTGGTCTCCCACCCCCGCCCGCGGGTGCTCTGTGCTCAGCTCGCACAGCGCTTCTCCTGGGTCACTTTTTTCCAGCTGAATCACGGAATCTGCCGAGCGCAGGGCTGCGGAGCCGCCAGTCCCCGGCCGGCCCGCAG GTATATGTGGCTTGTCAGTCGATGCTTATTGTTCTTGTGGGAGCTGTGCCTGAGTATCACATAGACCAAGAAGGAATTCCAGGGAGCGGAGCTGAGCTGGCCAAGCATGTCCATTTTGCAGACAACTTCACATCAATAGTAACTGAG TGGTACCTCATCGAACAAGAAGCCTACAAAGTGAGCCTTGCATCATCCCTGTTTTTTGCTGGATTGCTTATTGGTAATATCACGTTTGGTCCTTTGTCAGATAAATTGGGCAGGAAGCCAGTGTATATCTCAG GTCTATTTTTTGATGTCGTTTTTGGGTATGTCACAGCATTAGCTCCAAATTATGACATATTTGCAGTTTCACGTTTTTTTGTTGGAATTGTGAATGGTGGAATGGCTCTTGTGTCTTTTGTCCTGACACAAGAATATGTAGGAAAGTCATTTTGGTCATTTACAG GTTCGTTAACTAATTTGACATTTGCAGTTGGCATTGCTGTTTATGCTTTACTGGGTTACTGTGTAAGAGAATGGCGCTATCTTGCCTTGGTATCGAACACTCCAGGagtcatcttcctcctcctttcttt CATGCTCCCGGAGTCACCGCGCTGGCTGTATTCCCAAGGGAAGACGGCAGAAGCCGAAGATGTGTTGCAATATATTGCACTTGGTAATGGAAAAGAGAGATTGAATCTAAAATTAAAACCGAGTGTGGGAACTTTGAGAAAGGATGAGTCGGCACCTGGTATCCTGAACTTAGTAAAACACTCAGTCCTTCGGTGGCGAACCATCGTATTGATGTACATCTG GTATGTCTGCAGCTTTGTATACTATGGACTAACTTTAAATGCTGGTGAATTAAGaggaaatctgtatttaaatgtGGCACTTTCTGGTCTTGTAGAAGTTCCAGCATTTCCTCTCTGCATGTTTTTTATTGAGAAATCCTG GTCTGGAAGACGTAAAACTATGACGTGTTTTCTGATGTTTGCAGGATTTTCCTGTATATTTACTATGTTTTTACCAACAAATGCTG GTCTGCTCCTCAGTCCCACTTCGTTGGCTTTGTGTGGAAAAATGATGGTCAGCGCCGCCTTCAACATTGTGTATATTTACACATCTGAACTATATCCAACAGTACTGAG AAACGCTGGCTTGGGCGTCTGTTCCATGTCTTGCAGATTTGGGGGCATTTTGGCTCCATTTGTGCCATCTATG TCCTTCTGTGCCGTTCGTGGTGTTTGCAATCAGTGGACTGTCAGCGGGATTCCTGACCCTCCTCCTGCCAGAAACACTCAATAA
- the LOC102094498 gene encoding solute carrier family 22 member 15-like isoform X5 has product MALGLEEAFGAAGEFGGGQRRLTAFLVLLQVYVACQSMLIVLVGAVPEYHIDQEGIPGSGAELAKHVHFADNFTSIVTEWYLIEQEAYKVSLASSLFFAGLLIGNITFGPLSDKLGRKPVYISGLFFDVVFGYVTALAPNYDIFAVSRFFVGIVNGGMALVSFVLTQEYVGKSFWSFTGSLTNLTFAVGIAVYALLGYCVREWRYLALVSNTPGVIFLLLSFMLPESPRWLYSQGKTAEAEDVLQYIALGNGKERLNLKLKPSVGTLRKDESAPGILNLVKHSVLRWRTIVLMYIWYVCSFVYYGLTLNAGELRGNLYLNVALSGLVEVPAFPLCMFFIEKSWSGRRKTMTCFLMFAGFSCIFTMFLPTNAGLLLSPTSLALCGKMMVSAAFNIVYIYTSELYPTVLRNAGLGVCSMSCRFGGILAPFVPSMKSLSPSVPFVVFAISGLSAGFLTLLLPETLNKPIAESIEDLQSTKYQLLKNEEAEQTG; this is encoded by the exons atggcgctggggctggaggaggccTTCGGGGCGGCGGGGGAGTTcggcggcgggcagcggcgcCTCACCGCcttcctggtgctgctgcag GTATATGTGGCTTGTCAGTCGATGCTTATTGTTCTTGTGGGAGCTGTGCCTGAGTATCACATAGACCAAGAAGGAATTCCAGGGAGCGGAGCTGAGCTGGCCAAGCATGTCCATTTTGCAGACAACTTCACATCAATAGTAACTGAG TGGTACCTCATCGAACAAGAAGCCTACAAAGTGAGCCTTGCATCATCCCTGTTTTTTGCTGGATTGCTTATTGGTAATATCACGTTTGGTCCTTTGTCAGATAAATTGGGCAGGAAGCCAGTGTATATCTCAG GTCTATTTTTTGATGTCGTTTTTGGGTATGTCACAGCATTAGCTCCAAATTATGACATATTTGCAGTTTCACGTTTTTTTGTTGGAATTGTGAATGGTGGAATGGCTCTTGTGTCTTTTGTCCTGACACAAGAATATGTAGGAAAGTCATTTTGGTCATTTACAG GTTCGTTAACTAATTTGACATTTGCAGTTGGCATTGCTGTTTATGCTTTACTGGGTTACTGTGTAAGAGAATGGCGCTATCTTGCCTTGGTATCGAACACTCCAGGagtcatcttcctcctcctttcttt CATGCTCCCGGAGTCACCGCGCTGGCTGTATTCCCAAGGGAAGACGGCAGAAGCCGAAGATGTGTTGCAATATATTGCACTTGGTAATGGAAAAGAGAGATTGAATCTAAAATTAAAACCGAGTGTGGGAACTTTGAGAAAGGATGAGTCGGCACCTGGTATCCTGAACTTAGTAAAACACTCAGTCCTTCGGTGGCGAACCATCGTATTGATGTACATCTG GTATGTCTGCAGCTTTGTATACTATGGACTAACTTTAAATGCTGGTGAATTAAGaggaaatctgtatttaaatgtGGCACTTTCTGGTCTTGTAGAAGTTCCAGCATTTCCTCTCTGCATGTTTTTTATTGAGAAATCCTG GTCTGGAAGACGTAAAACTATGACGTGTTTTCTGATGTTTGCAGGATTTTCCTGTATATTTACTATGTTTTTACCAACAAATGCTG GTCTGCTCCTCAGTCCCACTTCGTTGGCTTTGTGTGGAAAAATGATGGTCAGCGCCGCCTTCAACATTGTGTATATTTACACATCTGAACTATATCCAACAGTACTGAG AAACGCTGGCTTGGGCGTCTGTTCCATGTCTTGCAGATTTGGGGGCATTTTGGCTCCATTTGTGCCATCTATG aaatctCTTAGTCCTTCTGTGCCGTTCGTGGTGTTTGCAATCAGTGGACTGTCAGCGGGATTCCTGACCCTCCTCCTGCCAGAAACACTCAATAAGCCAATTGCCGAGAGCATTGAAGATCTCCAGAGTACCAAATACCAGCtgcttaaaaatgaagaagCAGA GCAAACCGgttag
- the LOC102094498 gene encoding solute carrier family 22 member 15-like isoform X1, which yields MRPYPLVSYREQPCVWAVLPSWSGLPPPPAGALCSARTALLLGHFFPAESRNLPSAGLRSRQSPAGPQVYVACQSMLIVLVGAVPEYHIDQEGIPGSGAELAKHVHFADNFTSIVTEWYLIEQEAYKVSLASSLFFAGLLIGNITFGPLSDKLGRKPVYISGLFFDVVFGYVTALAPNYDIFAVSRFFVGIVNGGMALVSFVLTQEYVGKSFWSFTGSLTNLTFAVGIAVYALLGYCVREWRYLALVSNTPGVIFLLLSFMLPESPRWLYSQGKTAEAEDVLQYIALGNGKERLNLKLKPSVGTLRKDESAPGILNLVKHSVLRWRTIVLMYIWYVCSFVYYGLTLNAGELRGNLYLNVALSGLVEVPAFPLCMFFIEKSWSGRRKTMTCFLMFAGFSCIFTMFLPTNAGLLLSPTSLALCGKMMVSAAFNIVYIYTSELYPTVLRNAGLGVCSMSCRFGGILAPFVPSMKSLSPSVPFVVFAISGLSAGFLTLLLPETLNKPIAESIEDLQSTKYQLLKNEEAEQTG from the exons atgcggccgtaTCCCCTTGTATCGTACCGCGAGCAACCTTGTGTCTGGGCAGTCCTTCCATCCTGGAGTGGTCTCCCACCCCCGCCCGCGGGTGCTCTGTGCTCAGCTCGCACAGCGCTTCTCCTGGGTCACTTTTTTCCAGCTGAATCACGGAATCTGCCGAGCGCAGGGCTGCGGAGCCGCCAGTCCCCGGCCGGCCCGCAG GTATATGTGGCTTGTCAGTCGATGCTTATTGTTCTTGTGGGAGCTGTGCCTGAGTATCACATAGACCAAGAAGGAATTCCAGGGAGCGGAGCTGAGCTGGCCAAGCATGTCCATTTTGCAGACAACTTCACATCAATAGTAACTGAG TGGTACCTCATCGAACAAGAAGCCTACAAAGTGAGCCTTGCATCATCCCTGTTTTTTGCTGGATTGCTTATTGGTAATATCACGTTTGGTCCTTTGTCAGATAAATTGGGCAGGAAGCCAGTGTATATCTCAG GTCTATTTTTTGATGTCGTTTTTGGGTATGTCACAGCATTAGCTCCAAATTATGACATATTTGCAGTTTCACGTTTTTTTGTTGGAATTGTGAATGGTGGAATGGCTCTTGTGTCTTTTGTCCTGACACAAGAATATGTAGGAAAGTCATTTTGGTCATTTACAG GTTCGTTAACTAATTTGACATTTGCAGTTGGCATTGCTGTTTATGCTTTACTGGGTTACTGTGTAAGAGAATGGCGCTATCTTGCCTTGGTATCGAACACTCCAGGagtcatcttcctcctcctttcttt CATGCTCCCGGAGTCACCGCGCTGGCTGTATTCCCAAGGGAAGACGGCAGAAGCCGAAGATGTGTTGCAATATATTGCACTTGGTAATGGAAAAGAGAGATTGAATCTAAAATTAAAACCGAGTGTGGGAACTTTGAGAAAGGATGAGTCGGCACCTGGTATCCTGAACTTAGTAAAACACTCAGTCCTTCGGTGGCGAACCATCGTATTGATGTACATCTG GTATGTCTGCAGCTTTGTATACTATGGACTAACTTTAAATGCTGGTGAATTAAGaggaaatctgtatttaaatgtGGCACTTTCTGGTCTTGTAGAAGTTCCAGCATTTCCTCTCTGCATGTTTTTTATTGAGAAATCCTG GTCTGGAAGACGTAAAACTATGACGTGTTTTCTGATGTTTGCAGGATTTTCCTGTATATTTACTATGTTTTTACCAACAAATGCTG GTCTGCTCCTCAGTCCCACTTCGTTGGCTTTGTGTGGAAAAATGATGGTCAGCGCCGCCTTCAACATTGTGTATATTTACACATCTGAACTATATCCAACAGTACTGAG AAACGCTGGCTTGGGCGTCTGTTCCATGTCTTGCAGATTTGGGGGCATTTTGGCTCCATTTGTGCCATCTATG aaatctCTTAGTCCTTCTGTGCCGTTCGTGGTGTTTGCAATCAGTGGACTGTCAGCGGGATTCCTGACCCTCCTCCTGCCAGAAACACTCAATAAGCCAATTGCCGAGAGCATTGAAGATCTCCAGAGTACCAAATACCAGCtgcttaaaaatgaagaagCAGA GCAAACCGgttag
- the LOC102094498 gene encoding solute carrier family 22 member 15-like isoform X4 yields the protein MLIVLVGAVPEYHIDQEGIPGSGAELAKHVHFADNFTSIVTEWYLIEQEAYKVSLASSLFFAGLLIGNITFGPLSDKLGRKPVYISGLFFDVVFGYVTALAPNYDIFAVSRFFVGIVNGGMALVSFVLTQEYVGKSFWSFTGSLTNLTFAVGIAVYALLGYCVREWRYLALVSNTPGVIFLLLSFMLPESPRWLYSQGKTAEAEDVLQYIALGNGKERLNLKLKPSVGTLRKDESAPGILNLVKHSVLRWRTIVLMYIWYVCSFVYYGLTLNAGELRGNLYLNVALSGLVEVPAFPLCMFFIEKSWSGRRKTMTCFLMFAGFSCIFTMFLPTNAGLLLSPTSLALCGKMMVSAAFNIVYIYTSELYPTVLRNAGLGVCSMSCRFGGILAPFVPSMKSLSPSVPFVVFAISGLSAGFLTLLLPETLNKPIAESIEDLQSTKYQLLKNEEAEQTG from the exons ATGCTTATTGTTCTTGTGGGAGCTGTGCCTGAGTATCACATAGACCAAGAAGGAATTCCAGGGAGCGGAGCTGAGCTGGCCAAGCATGTCCATTTTGCAGACAACTTCACATCAATAGTAACTGAG TGGTACCTCATCGAACAAGAAGCCTACAAAGTGAGCCTTGCATCATCCCTGTTTTTTGCTGGATTGCTTATTGGTAATATCACGTTTGGTCCTTTGTCAGATAAATTGGGCAGGAAGCCAGTGTATATCTCAG GTCTATTTTTTGATGTCGTTTTTGGGTATGTCACAGCATTAGCTCCAAATTATGACATATTTGCAGTTTCACGTTTTTTTGTTGGAATTGTGAATGGTGGAATGGCTCTTGTGTCTTTTGTCCTGACACAAGAATATGTAGGAAAGTCATTTTGGTCATTTACAG GTTCGTTAACTAATTTGACATTTGCAGTTGGCATTGCTGTTTATGCTTTACTGGGTTACTGTGTAAGAGAATGGCGCTATCTTGCCTTGGTATCGAACACTCCAGGagtcatcttcctcctcctttcttt CATGCTCCCGGAGTCACCGCGCTGGCTGTATTCCCAAGGGAAGACGGCAGAAGCCGAAGATGTGTTGCAATATATTGCACTTGGTAATGGAAAAGAGAGATTGAATCTAAAATTAAAACCGAGTGTGGGAACTTTGAGAAAGGATGAGTCGGCACCTGGTATCCTGAACTTAGTAAAACACTCAGTCCTTCGGTGGCGAACCATCGTATTGATGTACATCTG GTATGTCTGCAGCTTTGTATACTATGGACTAACTTTAAATGCTGGTGAATTAAGaggaaatctgtatttaaatgtGGCACTTTCTGGTCTTGTAGAAGTTCCAGCATTTCCTCTCTGCATGTTTTTTATTGAGAAATCCTG GTCTGGAAGACGTAAAACTATGACGTGTTTTCTGATGTTTGCAGGATTTTCCTGTATATTTACTATGTTTTTACCAACAAATGCTG GTCTGCTCCTCAGTCCCACTTCGTTGGCTTTGTGTGGAAAAATGATGGTCAGCGCCGCCTTCAACATTGTGTATATTTACACATCTGAACTATATCCAACAGTACTGAG AAACGCTGGCTTGGGCGTCTGTTCCATGTCTTGCAGATTTGGGGGCATTTTGGCTCCATTTGTGCCATCTATG aaatctCTTAGTCCTTCTGTGCCGTTCGTGGTGTTTGCAATCAGTGGACTGTCAGCGGGATTCCTGACCCTCCTCCTGCCAGAAACACTCAATAAGCCAATTGCCGAGAGCATTGAAGATCTCCAGAGTACCAAATACCAGCtgcttaaaaatgaagaagCAGA GCAAACCGgttag